TGGGCAGTGAAAAGGGAAAATATTTTCCCGTTCATCCCCTTGAACATGTAAATCTTCATCAATCGACAAATGATACGTATCCAACGGCCCTTAAGATTGCTTCTCTCTTTCTTTTGAAGGAACTCAGTGAAAAGGTTGCTGAGTTTCAGGGGAGCCTTCAAAAGAAAGAGAAGGAGTTTGCTTCTATTGTAAAAATAGGCAGGACAGAGCTTCAGGAAGCTGTTCCCATAACGCTTGGCAGAGAGTTTTCCGGGTATGCTGACGCTATTTCCAGGGATAGATGGCGTATATGGAAGGCTATGGAGAGAATAAGGATACTTAATATCGGTGGGACTGCCATTGGTACCGGTTTGGCAGCTCCAAGAGATTATATTTTTGAAATTATAGAAGTTTTGAGAGAGCTTACAGGTTTGAATATATCAAGGCATGAAAATCCTGTTTCTGTCACCGCTTTTGCTGACGACTTTGTAGAAGTAGCAGGAATTCTTGATGCATATGCATCAAACGTTTTTAAGATAGCAAACGATTTGAGACTCATGAATATGTTGAAAGAGATAAAGTTAAAACCTGTTCAGCCAGGTTCTTCCATAATGCCGGGAAAAGTTAATCCGGTTATCATGGAAGCTGCAACGCAGGTTGCAATTAGAGTTAAAGCCAATTTTTCAACGGTTAGAGAGTGTGCATCTCATGCCTCTTTTGAAATAGTGGAGTTTATGCCTCTGCTTGCTTTTTCTTTAAT
The sequence above is a segment of the Desulfurobacterium indicum genome. Coding sequences within it:
- a CDS encoding aspartate ammonia-lyase translates to MKFRIERDFLGEVSIPADRYYGAHTARAAGNFPISGYKVPFELIQGFAFVKKAAAIVNGRLGYLEEEIVNAIVKSCDEVLEGKFKEDFIVDAFQGGAGTSTNMNVNEVIANRANEILGSEKGKYFPVHPLEHVNLHQSTNDTYPTALKIASLFLLKELSEKVAEFQGSLQKKEKEFASIVKIGRTELQEAVPITLGREFSGYADAISRDRWRIWKAMERIRILNIGGTAIGTGLAAPRDYIFEIIEVLRELTGLNISRHENPVSVTAFADDFVEVAGILDAYASNVFKIANDLRLMNMLKEIKLKPVQPGSSIMPGKVNPVIMEAATQVAIRVKANFSTVRECASHASFEIVEFMPLLAFSLIEALKLLINISEILSKHVAEIKPISEKCQEYFEKSFSLVTVMLPLIGYENATEIVKEIKEKGVKNIRDYLTQRFGMEVVEKLLSPEYLNALGYDEEELEELLDEFNT